Proteins co-encoded in one Prunus persica cultivar Lovell chromosome G6, Prunus_persica_NCBIv2, whole genome shotgun sequence genomic window:
- the LOC18772793 gene encoding cytochrome b561 and DOMON domain-containing protein At5g47530: MSQQACTPHSFNQKTFDACQTLRVLNSTIHWSYYPSKGTVDVAFSQAVLSDSRWVAWAINPTSTGMVGSQAIVAFKRSDGTMSVYSSDIKSYGTRLEQGNLSFPLFDVSAIYENNQIVIFATIGLPNNVSVVNHVWQQGPLSGNTPQMHSVSGPNVQSFGTLDFLSGKVETIGRATSSVFKLKISHGIINTVSWGILMPIGAIVARHFKAADPAWFHAHRACQMLGYFGGVAGLATGVWLGHKSSGIEYKGHRCIGITLMALATLQVIVALCLRPKKTDKRRVFWNWFHYLVGYGTIVLGVVNILKGFDILKPGKIWKISYLITITVIGCIAVMLEAWKWLSLWKRKTAQSAEEKTDMPIEIIFQL, encoded by the exons ATGTCACAACAAGCTTGCACACCCCATTcattcaaccaaaaaacatTCGATGCATGCCAAACTCTACGAGTTTTGAACTCGACAATCCACTGGAGTTATTACCCATCCAAAGGCACCGTCGACGTGGCCTTCTCACAAGCCGTGTTGAGCGACTCCAGATGGGTTGCATGGGCCATAAACCCTACGTCGACAGGCATGGTGGGCTCGCAGGCAATCGTGGCTTTCAAGAGAAGCGACGGAACCATGTCCGTTTACTCGTCGGACATTAAAAGTTATGGAACACGTTTGGAGCAAGGAAATCTTAGCTTCCCTTTGTTTGATGTCTCCGCCATCTATGAGAACAACCAGATCGTCATCTTCGCCACCATAGGGCTTCCCAATAACGTCAGCGTCGTCAACCATGTTTGGCAGCAAGGACCTTTGTCCGGAAACACACCGCAGATGCACTCGGTTTCTGGACCAAACGTTCAGTCGTTTGGAACTCTGGATTTTCTTTCTGGGAAAGTGGAAACAATCGGGAGGGCCACAAGTTCCGTGTTCAAATTGAAGATTTCTCATGGAATTATTAATACCGTCAGTTGGGGCATACTGATGCCCATTGGGGCTATTGTGGCGAGGCATTTCAAGGCAGCTGATCCAGCATGGTTTCATGCTCATAGGGCGTGTCAAATGCTGGGATATTTTGGTGGGGTTGCTGGGTTGGCAACAGGTGTTTGGCTCGGCCATAAATCTTCAGGGATTGAATATAAAGGGCACCGATGCATAGGCATCACTCTTATGGCTCTAGCTACCCTTCAGGTGATTGTTGCTTTGTGCTTGAGGCCCAAGAAGACAGACAAGCGGAGGGTGTTTTGGAACTGGTTCCACTACCTGGTGGGTTATGGAACCATCGTTCTCGGCGTTGTCAACATCCTCAAGGGCTTTGATATACTGAAGCCTggcaaaatttggaaaatttctTACCTTATCACCATCACAGTGATAGGTTGCATTGCCGTAATGTTGGAAGCATGGAAATGGCTTTCGCTTTGGAAAAGGAAGACGGCTCAATCTGCAGAGGAGAAAACGGATATGCCAATCGAA ATAATCTTTCAATTATGA